From Thalassophryne amazonica chromosome 5, fThaAma1.1, whole genome shotgun sequence:
aaaaattaaaaataactttTGCTGTAGTGTCCAATAATAATGAACAACAAATTATATATTTGTAAAAACCTCAAACATTTACAGTCTACTCTACTACTTCTAGTGAGCTGAATACACTGCAGTCTGGTTTTAACCAGTGAGACCAACTCATAGATTAAGGAGGTACTCCACATTTCCTCGGATTTGAGATACAGGAACCTACTGTATTCTGGTTCTTCTCCATGTGTGGTGTCAGGATCAGGCTGGGTGTCCTCCTCCGGGCTCAGGTTGCTGCTCTGTGGCATTTGCTGCGTGGTCTGTCTGCTCCAGGCTGGACACCATCATCTCGTAGGCTTTTCTGGCTTTAGACGTCAGCTCGATCATCTTGTGGTAGTAATCCTATGAGTAAGAAAGTATTCATTCTCTCTGAAATACTGACATTTACTCAGCGTGTCAAAAATACTTCATGGGGTTGCTCACTGTAAAAGGTCCATCGAGAAATAtggaacattttatttactataAGAACGTCTTTTCAGCAATTATGTGCAGTTACTGAATATTAGTCCGACCTGTGCGCCATCGTAGTTGAAGATGCCAACGAGGCTGACGGGCACGCACTTGCTGACACAGCGACCCAAAGCTTTCCTGGAGAGAGCAAAAACGAATGGCACTCCCTGTTCATGACAAGTGTCCATGATGGTGTGGAGCGCCTCATCCAGGCCACCTGTGGAAATGCATGAATGTTGTGTAAGACCATCAATAAGACAGCTTTGAATCTAGAGTTTGAGTTGCCTGGTAACACCCAGGTCTTAATGTGTAAGCACTGTtacgcaaagaaaattttaaacGAAATATGGAAGCTGTTGTTTCATGTTGAAACAGCTTACATATTTTGCACAACTTGTGACTAAACTACATTAAAATTAGGAAGACTGTTATGTCCTAAATTATGAAAATGATTAGGACTGTGGTTGGCTAAAATATTCATCTACTATGTTTTACGTTACTTCTGTCAATTACTTGATATTCTTCTTATccgctactataagcaacaggttggttgtcATGCCCCACAGCAGTTTGTTCTCAAGATTctagaaatggagcaatatctccatctggtagacatttaccattaacgcaggtacaatagaatttcaccaagagaTCTAGTTATTATTATCAATAGTAGTCACTGCAGTAGAGGTAGTAATGATCTAGTTCATTCTGATAGATTTGATAGGTAGTCCAGTTTGCACACAGGCACATATTGCTGCTGTCATGTGTATGTGCATCATCTGTTTCATTCACTTTGTGATCAATTTCAGTGAAAATaaattttatatacatacatacatacgcaatTCTGTCCTTGCACCCATCTGAAGACAAACCCCACCCCCCGGTCACTAATGCATAAACTGTAAGGGATTTCCTCTCTgcaaatttcatttatatagtttaTGCCTCTGGGAAAGATGTACTGTAAAGTTTCTTTTATTTTGTGACTGATTTCTTTCACCCACTAAAActaaaattttaaatttcataATTTTGGGACACCTGATTTTACAAAAATTCACAAAGGCAATCATTTTTTAAAACAGGTTCCTATAATGAGATGGAAAGGTGCAGTGCAACGTTCACATGCAGATATGCCATTATGTTGACAACAAGGATCCATAATGTATCTCAAACACTTGAATTTCATGTGGCCACAAGTCAAATGAACAGATTAATACAATAAGACTTAAActcgtttttattgtcattcagtaaaaaaaaaaattatagatgctgtcacagaacaaaatatcaatgtactacatgaacagataaaaacacagaatTAAAGTCCAAAGTGTGTGATTGTGATAAAtagcatttgaaaaaaaaagaataaataatgagaaacaacaacaactgaAGGCCTTTATTGTGTCCAAGCATGTTTCTCCAAAGAGGATATTGTGCCAAAGTAAGTTTTGACTGAAACTGGTTTTGAAAGATATTTTTTGTACACTGTTtttagtagattttttttttttttttttgtagtttttcgATGTTTTAGATGTTTTTAGTAGATATATATCTACAGAGTGCATAaattaatgtattcataaattctAACCTATAGATTTGTTGGTCAGGGATAACGAACTTTTCTGCTCGTTCAGTATTAAAAGGTTGTTCTTTCtttcagaattaaaaaaaaaatcacaagagaaCTAAAAGCAATGCTGTGTTTTCAAAGTAGAGAAACTGAAAACTGGGACCACGTACACACCAAAACGAGAACTTTAACAGGGGAAGCATACCTTTGTACTGGCTGCGTTCACAGTTGGGAGAGATGATGACACACTTGATCTTCCTGAGTTTGAGGTGCTTCAGGACCTCTCGGAGGCCCATCACGATGCGTCTCTTCATACGTGCCTTCATGGGGTCCTTCTGGTACAGGCGATCCTGGAAACGGACCAGCTCCTTTAGCAGCAACGTCACACACTCGTCCACCTCTTTGCTCAGCATCTGACTGCAATAGCTGACAAACGCAGGACATTCCCAATTAAAACAGgccactaaaaaaacaaaaaaaaggctgTGATGTTTGCTGATTCAAGTCCGTCTTACTCTCTGAACTTTCTGCTGTGGATCTTTCTTTGATTAGCAGGGTACGCTATATCTGAGACGCTTTGTTGCTCTTCAGTCTCTTCTTCTTTGTCGGTTTCTCCATCAGTCTCTCTCACCAGCTGGTCCGTGCCAATAGATTTTTGATCTTCCTCGAGCTCCACTACAGGACTGCCAACTGCTGAGTTTTCATAAACACAAACATGATTTCAAATGTTAACCTCAATCgactagtgagaaaaaaaaaaaaaaaaaaacacaaaacaatactAAACCATAAAGGTTGTCAAAGTAGGGAAAATCAAATCAGTATTTATTTtcataaagaaacaaacaacaaaaaaaagaaaacatcatgTGTATTGTTGATGTGTTCCCAATACATAATTTTTTTGTTGCTTATTTAGTAAGCATTTTTTTTCTACTGTGCAACTAATTACACTTGAAGCCTTGCTAATAATCAAAGCAGATACACATCTTTTTCCAACTATCAGTgacatatatatttttatattctgATTGCGATTACATAAATGCCATCACAGCTTTTCTGAGGAAACATGAGGAGTCTAAAATCATGAAGAACTTCATGTTATTCTAAATTTAGGTTAATAAGCAGTAAGAGGAcaaactttttttggggggggggggggggtgcacagaaGACTGGTTGGATGCGTAAATGACACTATTGACATTGAGTGTTAGTGTTGTGCTGGTGTAACACTGTTCTCGTGGAGTACCATTCTCAGGTTGAAACTCATTTTCAGGAAGCATTCCTCTCTCTTCCAGCAAACGTCTCTGTTTCCTCTCCTCCCTTTCTTTTAAAATAATCTGTTAATTAATCAGTGATAAAGTGGTATAATGAGAGCTGTACAAACAAAAAGCATTTCTTGCATCACTTAGTTTATCACATTCGTGTGTAGAGTAAATAAACAAGTGAATTTACTTTCTTGATGGGAGAGGGTTTCTTAGCTTTGGGAACTTCTCTCTGTTTGCCCTTCTTCACCAAAGGGCTGGTGGAGTCCAGAGCATTGTGTGCAATTTTATCCTGCTTCCAGGATAACCTCTTCTGTGGTGATGGCTGCTTTTGGACAACAGGTAGCCCTCCACCaactataaacaaattaaaaggtCAAATGTAGTAACTGAAGACAGATCCTGGAGCTTTGACCAAATATGACACCAGACTCTCTGACTTATGACACTGTGGTTACATCAGGGTGAAGTCTGAGCATGTGTGAtggtctccaatcacagccacataagcctataacttcttctgggttgtctgggtctcttggtggctttcctcactcttctccgtcttgcacagtcactcagtttttcagaactgtctcctccatgcagatttaccatagagtgccatacggtttgtatttctttataattgaggtaaataaagtccaagacatattcagtggcagatttaccatcagagagcctcatccacaatgaCCAGAAAAAGACTccaaactgtcattgatattaaagGGGGCAAAAcgcggtattaagaacaggggtatgtaaacttttgatcagggtcatttgggttgtttctgctgtcattatgatttaacacagttgacaataaatggcttcactcaaccactaaccataagtcaattttttttgtgtgttattcatattctctgaaaaaatggACTAACATGTcttttttgattggcaggtgttgaaatacttatttgcagcagtaacatacaaataaattatttaaaaaaatcatacattgtgatttccagattttttattttttttttttattatgtctctcacagtggacatgcacctaaaatgaaaatttcagacccctccatgatttctaagtgggagaacttgcaaaatcgcagggtgttcaaatacttattttccacactgtatatatatccattttcttccgctttatccggagtcgggtcgcgggggcagcagatcaagcaaagccgcccagacctcccgatccacacacacctcctccagctcctccgggggaaccccaaggcattcccaagccagccaagagatgtagtccctccagcgtgtcctgggtcttccccggggcctcctcccagtgggacgtgcccgaaacacctctccagcgaggcgtccagggggcatctggaaaagatgcccaagccacctcaaccgactcctttcgacgtggaggagcagcggctcgactccgagctcctcccgagtgaccgagctcctcaccctctctctaagggagcgcccagccaccctgcggaggaaactcatctcggccgcttgtactcgcgatctcgttctttcggtcatgagccaaatctcatgaccataggtgaggatcgtaacgtagatcgatcggtaaatcgagagctttgcccccctactcagctctctcttcaccacgacggtccgatacagcgaccgcatcactgcagatgctgcaccgttccgtctatcgatctcacgctccatccgtccctcactcgtgaacaagaccccgagatacttaaactcctccacttgaggcaaggacactccaccgacctgaagagggaaaagcacctttttccggtcgagaaacatggcctcggatttggaggtgcttattttcatcccggacgcttcacactcggctggggacagggaccggatagcccttagcaaaggaccccggaccccgtactcccggagcactccccacagggtgcgccgagggacacggtcgaatgccttctccagatccacaaaacacatgtggactggttgggcaaactcccatgaaccctcgagcacccgatggagcatgtagagctggtccagcgtgccgcgaccaggacgaaaatcacactgctcctcctgaatccgaggttcaaccatcagtcgaattctcctctccagtactctggaatagaccttaccggggaggctgaggagtgtgatccccctatagttggaacacaccctccggtcccccttcttaaacagagggaccaccaccccggtctgccaatccagaggcactgtccccgatagccacgcgatgttgcagaggcgtgtcagccaagacagccccacaacatccagagacttaaggtactcaggatggatttcatccaccccaggagccttgccaccgaggagctttctaaccacctcggtgacttcggcctgggtaatggatgagtccgcctccgagtccccagtctctgcttcctcttcggaagacgtgacgatgggattgaggagatcctcgaagtactccttccaccgcccgacaacatccccagtcagggtcaacagctccccacccacaccgtaaacagtgctggtggagagctgcttccgcctcctgaggcgtcggacggtttgccagaatctcttcgaggccgaccgatagtcctcctccatagcctccccgaactcctcccagacccgaatttttgcctctgtgaccgcatgggctgcggcacgcttggcctgccggtacctgtcagctgcctctggggtcccacctaccaacaaagataagtaggactccttcagcttgatggcatcccttacttccggtgtccaccaccgggttcggggattgccaccacgacaggcaccagagaccttgtgaccacagctacgagcagccgcatcgacaatggaggtggagaacatggtccactcggactccatgtctccaacctcccccgggatctgggagaagctctcccggaggtgggagttgaagacctcgctgacagagggttctgccagtcgttcccagcagaccctcacgatacgtttgggcctgccaggtcttaccggcttcctaccctcccagcggatccaactcaccaccaggtggtgattagtcgacagctctgcccctctcttcactcgagtgtccgagacacgtggccgaaggtcagatgatacaactacaaagtcgatcatcgacttcCGGCTCAGGgtatcctggtgccacgtgcacttatggacacccttgtgctcgaacatggtgttcgtgatggataaactgtgactagcacagaaatccaacaactgaacaccactcgggttcagatcggggaggccgtgctcccCGATCactcccctccaggtctcactgtcgctgcccacgtgggcgttgaaatcccccaggagaacaatggagtccccagtcagagcgctatctagtacccctcccagggaatccaggaaggtcgggtactctgcactgctgctcggcccgtaggccgagacaacggtgagagacctgtccccgacccgaaggcgtagggacgcgaccctctcgttcaccagagtgaactccaacacttggcgactgagctggggagcaataagcaatgcgaccccagctctccgcctctccccgtgggcgacgccagaaaagtgaagcgtccagcccctctccaggagttgggtaccagagcccaagctgtgcgtggaggtgagcccaactatctctagtcggtatctctcaacctcccgcacaagctcaggctccttcccccctagcgaggtgacattccatgtccaaacagccaggggctgtgagcatggaccgggctgccgggccacccgccctcgaccgccacccaatcctctctgcacccgacccccatggccccctctgcatgtggtgaacccacaggagggcgagcccacgtcactctttcgggctgagtccggccgggccccatgggctaaggcccaaccaccaagcgtgcgagccccaaccccaggcctggctccagggtgggaccccggctccgccataccgggcgacgtcatggtctttgatcttttactggtcatggaggttctgaactgcccttagtctgacccgtcacctaggacctgtttgccttgggagaccctacagggagcacaaagcccccgacaacatagctcctaggatcatccgggtacgcaaactcccccaccacgataaggtggcagctagaggggtatatatatatatagatagatagagagagagagagagagagagagagagagagagagagagagagagagagagaatttttttgatgaaagtgatccacaggtgtatgtaattaaagcggccacctcattgtgtatgcagaatggcacAGCGCGTAAAAGAGCGACTTTGCTGAAAAAAATGgaggaacacaaagttaaaagtgggatcacggtgtgaaaatgactgtttgaagccagggaaaaaataaagccagcaagccatggatggaaaggaagccagtgagaaggagcacagaggcagcaTGAATCGAGAACAGCAGCACGGGCAagagagcgattttgcagaaataaatggacgaacacaaagctaaaagtgggatcacgatgtgtgtgtttaaagccgcagaagaagaaaagccagcgaggagcacagaggcggctgtccaggaacccttggtttggttctagctggtctggtgcattacaggtggacagcagcctggcacacagcgcacaactgctggactgtactggagtgtctatttttggactgcattaaaaaaaagtggcatctttaaatgttgctgtgaattgaaaacaaacactttaaagggaccaggtgtgggagggctggaggtttgaaccaaactcatgcctaaatgtgcgccaacatggcattatcatggtgctatcacggcactacgtggtttagtgtggctgatgtgaaccattcgaggctctaatgacaggtcggtcgtggctcactagaggctgctacatggcacgtgcggggtacagagaggcacatagaggcaccttcatagcagatacatgatagatgaaaacgtgggtcattcttcaaataattgctgacacacccatgcgtggctcatttttcatggcttattattcagtgggacccaggcttatgtCATTACCACTCTGTGACACACATAGCAGGCTGACCCACTgccacctcctcctccttcctCTGGTGGAGTGCACACaggatacagaggaacagacaaggGGACTCGCTGcgagcagaaaaaaacaaacaaagacaaaacaaaccaaaaaaaaaaaaaacaaaaacgaacaaacaaacaaacaaaaaaaaacagacattctaAAAATTGATTTTAGAATGTTTTGAATATGGCACATGTGTATCCCTGGGGATGCGGCAGGGCTCTCCCCAAAAATGTAGAGTATaatggtggggggtggggtggcgcATCACCGGagtattctttctttttttcttcaaacgGAGGAGAAGCTGTAACACTTTACTTTTTAAATACCAATGGAAGCTATTTCCTGCAACTTCATAGGCAGGAGAGACTTGGGAAAAACATCATCatctgaagaagaaaaaaaattctgcttGGTTGcccataaatttaaataaataaataaatgaataaaataaacttcCATGCAAGTATTGATCTTGCTTATTGTTGTATTTGTATGAGTGCTTTTTTACACTTCTAAATTTTacatactaataaattaattttgagCTGTTTTCTCAACAAAAAAGTCTTTATTCccaatgagcttttttcttccgTCTGCTCAGTGTCCTCCCTCTCGACTGTGGTGGGTGAGAGCAGCGTCGTGGAGGTTCCAACAGTTCTCCGTTTCATGAACGGTGGACACCGCCAGAgacgacaaaaaaaaagaaaaaaaaaaaagtcctctgaTCTGCAGGCTTCGTTTCCCGCTTGCACTTCCTTATGATTCACGTGAACAGCGAGACAGCTGTTTGTGATATTTCCCAGCGGAAATGGTGCTCTTAAACATTTGCGTGATGTTGGATATTCCACCAATAGCAGCACTTTATTTTTTCAGTGACAGTTAACCAGACCAGTGATGTGCGAGTCTTGCACGTTGAATCATCGGGAGAAGCATGTTTTATGAGCTTACACAGAAAATCAATGAAGACAAGAGAAATCACTCCGCGTGGGTGCAAACTGACGAATTTCAATCAGTTTAAGCAAAATTATCAGAGAAAACAGAGagtgaacaccctaaacttaaaaatcataATGATGGTGCTGAGAATGTAACAACCTGGCGCTGTACTATGGTTCCATTGCTAAGGGAGAACTCTGTGTGGCAAATGTTAtatcttgcatccagccttaAATTTACATTAGGACAGCTCAACACGAAccctgccttttggcagcccaatcGATAGAAATCCGTCGTAGTGACAGAGAATTTTAATCCCTGCAATGAGTGTGACTTCGATTGTCACAATTAATGTCAAGCAATGTCTAAGTGCTTATTATGGTTAAATGGTGCAAGAACAGAAATAGGAAATAATGTCAATTTTGACATTGGGTCACCTTGGAAGTCACAATGAACTTATGTCAAATGTGAATtttttgaaattaattttttttttttttaaacacaaaccATTGCTTCAAATTCAGCTTCAGAATTCCACACGACCAAAACACAGACAAATCCACCATCAAACAACTGCTATCtaataaataactgaaaaaaactgGAAGAGCAAAGAACTCATTGTGAACAAGGTATAGAAAACCTGCTGCCACCAACCTGAAAGAACCACTGGCTTGGCATCTTGCTTGTCATCCTTTGACTGTTGTGTATTTTCTAGCACAGTCAACATGTTTCTAAAATCCAGCTGAATAGGGACCTTGCTCTTTTTCCCAGATACTTTCTTTGGTTTCTAGAAATCAGGTGAGAAAGAAAAAGGATAGTCAAAGTAAACCAGGCTCAACATATGCAACTCTCCACAAaagtcaaatactgtgcacaaataataacaatgatacAAACTTGTCCCTTTGTAACTGTGTCTGTGGGCAGAATTTTTAATGCTGGTGATTTTTCCTTGTTCTGGTTGTCAGACAGATGCTGAAATGCTTCTTTCTTGTTCTCCTAAAAAGAGACAGTGTTTGGCAAATAGGTCACTGTCCAGTTAAGTTCACAACCATTCAGCTCTAGTAATTTCAGAGGACAAAACAGGCATTTCCCACCCCCGCAGAAAAAACAACTGCCATTTGACAAAAACATACCTCATTGCATAGCTTTGTTGCATTGCTGCTGGTTTTCACTCTGTCACTCATGCTGAAAGACAAACCTGGGAACTCCGCTTCATCCTAACAAGACAACATTTTTATTAAAGCTCATTTTCAGCTGGTATCTTTTGATAAATCTCATCCTatgtaacttctttttttttgaaAACGTGTTTCTCTTTTGGTTAATTGCATTAGACTTTGGGTCAAATGCAAATGACCGAAAGCAAAAAAGGTTTAACCTCAAATTTAGGAGGTTCTTGATGA
This genomic window contains:
- the LOC117511015 gene encoding selenocysteine insertion sequence-binding protein 2-like isoform X3; amino-acid sequence: MDKQSKLSSAARASDSNYQMQHRNGPLASHSTCSKCLVLPNPYVSDQVSKRDQSGLRPQQNTSSTNGVPTRGGDVQKSHGHSSSHLANDDLLQRHRSIQDPQKVSKCKNAHPAQGRITGKNFDAQKEGVPAGALSRDNNSGPVLMSWNNVASQRPAKAVPKEKTISSTHMQLVETATQQVGAVSGQKKRKKRKKKPKAGSKDVDTESEELSIHQEPPKFEDEAEFPGLSFSMSDRVKTSSNATKLCNEENKKEAFQHLSDNQNKEKSPALKILPTDTVTKGQKPKKVSGKKSKVPIQLDFRNMLTVLENTQQSKDDKQDAKPVVLSVGGGLPVVQKQPSPQKRLSWKQDKIAHNALDSTSPLVKKGKQREVPKAKKPSPIKKIILKEREERKQRRLLEERGMLPENEFQPENAVGSPVVELEEDQKSIGTDQLVRETDGETDKEEETEEQQSVSDIAYPANQRKIHSRKFRDYCSQMLSKEVDECVTLLLKELVRFQDRLYQKDPMKARMKRRIVMGLREVLKHLKLRKIKCVIISPNCERSQYKGGLDEALHTIMDTCHEQGVPFVFALSRKALGRCVSKCVPVSLVGIFNYDGAQDYYHKMIELTSKARKAYEMMVSSLEQTDHAANATEQQPEPGGGHPA
- the LOC117511015 gene encoding selenocysteine insertion sequence-binding protein 2-like isoform X1 yields the protein MDKQSKLSSAARASDSNYQMQHRNGPLASHSTCSKCLVLPNPYVSDQVSKRDQSGLRPQQNTSSTNGVPTRGGDVQKSHGHSSSHLANDDLLQRHRSIQDPQKVSKCKNAHPAQGRITGKNFDAQKEGVPAGALSRDNNSGPVLMSWNNVASQRPAKAVPKEKTISSTHMQVSKCKNDRTQGRIMGKNFMDTQKRGFRDTRSAPNYEEPKSTQTKTIPFEVKIADFPELALASPFRSSTPVLHKECWGPIPSSLSPKSHKSGSAWKSPVPARTASSTLPSSHKSVTDDDPDSPHISSGQPAVALSQDSSSGPLLMSWTNVVSQPPKKVVPKEKPINSTHMQLVETATQQVGAVSGQKKRKKRKKKPKAGSKDVDTESEELSIHQEPPKFEDEAEFPGLSFSMSDRVKTSSNATKLCNEENKKEAFQHLSDNQNKEKSPALKILPTDTVTKGQKPKKVSGKKSKVPIQLDFRNMLTVLENTQQSKDDKQDAKPVVLSVGGGLPVVQKQPSPQKRLSWKQDKIAHNALDSTSPLVKKGKQREVPKAKKPSPIKKIILKEREERKQRRLLEERGMLPENEFQPENAVGSPVVELEEDQKSIGTDQLVRETDGETDKEEETEEQQSVSDIAYPANQRKIHSRKFRDYCSQMLSKEVDECVTLLLKELVRFQDRLYQKDPMKARMKRRIVMGLREVLKHLKLRKIKCVIISPNCERSQYKGGLDEALHTIMDTCHEQGVPFVFALSRKALGRCVSKCVPVSLVGIFNYDGAQDYYHKMIELTSKARKAYEMMVSSLEQTDHAANATEQQPEPGGGHPA
- the LOC117511015 gene encoding selenocysteine insertion sequence-binding protein 2-like isoform X2, whose translation is MDKQSKLSSAARASDSNYQMQHRNGPLASHSTCSKCLVLPNPYVSDQVSKRDQSGLRPQQNTSSTNGVPTRGGDVQKSHGHSSSHLANDDLLQRHRSIQDPQKVSKCKNDRTQGRIMGKNFMDTQKRGFRDTRSAPNYEEPKSTQTKTIPFEVKIADFPELALASPFRSSTPVLHKECWGPIPSSLSPKSHKSGSAWKSPVPARTASSTLPSSHKSVTDDDPDSPHISSGQPAVALSQDSSSGPLLMSWTNVVSQPPKKVVPKEKPINSTHMQLVETATQQVGAVSGQKKRKKRKKKPKAGSKDVDTESEELSIHQEPPKFEDEAEFPGLSFSMSDRVKTSSNATKLCNEENKKEAFQHLSDNQNKEKSPALKILPTDTVTKGQKPKKVSGKKSKVPIQLDFRNMLTVLENTQQSKDDKQDAKPVVLSVGGGLPVVQKQPSPQKRLSWKQDKIAHNALDSTSPLVKKGKQREVPKAKKPSPIKKIILKEREERKQRRLLEERGMLPENEFQPENAVGSPVVELEEDQKSIGTDQLVRETDGETDKEEETEEQQSVSDIAYPANQRKIHSRKFRDYCSQMLSKEVDECVTLLLKELVRFQDRLYQKDPMKARMKRRIVMGLREVLKHLKLRKIKCVIISPNCERSQYKGGLDEALHTIMDTCHEQGVPFVFALSRKALGRCVSKCVPVSLVGIFNYDGAQDYYHKMIELTSKARKAYEMMVSSLEQTDHAANATEQQPEPGGGHPA